Proteins encoded within one genomic window of Micromonospora halotolerans:
- a CDS encoding phosphodiester glycosidase family protein, producing the protein MRIRSRSARLAGVLLLTPLLTLTAPVPPGVAAAAQPRTPAEDAPAASSRPDSAVALAGQAGVEPADGLETAKSTRPVAPGLDLTSFDRYDADGWLRADALTADLSGGLAVDYVNSGAVTRDEPLRAAVDRSRAVAAVNGDFFDINASGAAQGIGIRSGELVQSPVAGHTNAAAVSAEGIGRVIQVGFEGTATLPAGPVPLTQFNNMVQRDGLGVFTPLWGSYTRKRAVEGAARVVEVTVTGGRVATVATTAGEGPIPAGTTVVLGREAGADALAALRPGDPVDLTWRPKASDGSSPRAAVGGGSVLVRDGVVQTIADASLAPRTSVGFSADGRRMIMLTVDGRQVDSRGVTQTEMGRMMVELGAWSALNLDGGGSSTLLAREPGAAAVQVENSPSDGSERPVPNGLAIYAPQGSGRLTGYWLETASDPTAAPGVAPIRGGRPDRVFPGLTRRLTAAGYDETYGPAAGAPHWRANPAAQGTVDDGVFRAGEAGRSTVTAWRGSARGTLDLTVLGPLQRVDSTVDRLGLNQQGDSGLFGVVGYDAEGNTAPIEPADLKLEYDHDLLSVTPTADGNLAVTALGGTGSALVTVRVGAKTTVLPVTVGLTDVPVAGFDDAASWKFSQARASGAVAPAEGHTGTGLKMSYDFGQSTGTRAAYADPPAWIDVPGQPQAFGMWIKANGTGEWPSLHLHDAQDTQFVLRGPYLTWTGWRYVEFTVPPGVQYPVRVRRFYVAETDPAKQYTSEVVIDDLVARVPPTVQAPEEPNITDRVVLRDGTVDGAPWRFAVMSDAQFVAANPDSDLVAQARRTLREIRAAKPDFLVIDGDFVDTAYPADFALAKRILDEELGGELPYYYVPGNHEMMGAPIDNFRSVFGDTSRVFDHRGTRFVTLSTATGSLRGGGFDQVELLRKTLDAAAADPAVGSVTVLFHHPPRDPSPAKASQLGDRKEAALVEQWLADFQHRTGKGALLVNGHVGTFHADRVDGVPYVINGNSGKDPSTPPQLGGFTGWTEFGVDPVTGQEAEQARRDPLAEGPGWIAAEFHAHVDRLALAAPAEVAVGAPATVTATLTQPGGRTVPVAAPVSADWSGSPNLLIGGAEGVKPWHVARFDPETGRLTALRPGGRVLLVVTVNGVRAEAAVTLTAAEAPAA; encoded by the coding sequence ATGCGAATCCGCAGTCGATCCGCCCGTCTCGCCGGCGTCCTGCTGCTGACGCCGCTGCTCACCCTCACCGCTCCGGTCCCGCCCGGTGTGGCGGCCGCGGCCCAGCCGCGTACCCCGGCCGAGGACGCGCCGGCCGCCTCCTCCCGTCCCGACTCCGCGGTCGCCCTCGCCGGCCAGGCCGGTGTGGAGCCGGCCGACGGCCTGGAAACCGCGAAGTCCACCCGTCCGGTCGCCCCCGGACTCGACCTGACCTCCTTCGACCGCTACGACGCCGACGGCTGGCTGCGGGCCGACGCCCTCACCGCCGACCTCTCCGGCGGCCTCGCCGTCGACTACGTGAATTCCGGCGCCGTCACCCGCGACGAGCCGCTGCGCGCGGCGGTGGACCGCTCCCGGGCGGTGGCCGCGGTCAACGGCGACTTCTTCGACATCAACGCCTCCGGCGCCGCCCAGGGCATCGGCATCCGCTCCGGCGAGCTGGTCCAGTCGCCGGTGGCCGGCCACACCAATGCCGCCGCGGTCAGCGCCGAGGGGATCGGCCGGGTCATCCAGGTCGGCTTCGAGGGCACCGCCACCCTGCCCGCCGGGCCGGTGCCGCTGACCCAGTTCAACAACATGGTGCAGCGCGACGGCCTGGGCGTCTTCACCCCGCTGTGGGGCTCGTACACCCGCAAGCGGGCCGTCGAGGGCGCCGCGCGGGTGGTCGAGGTGACGGTGACCGGCGGCCGGGTCGCCACCGTGGCCACCACGGCGGGGGAGGGCCCGATCCCGGCCGGGACCACTGTGGTCCTCGGCCGCGAGGCCGGGGCCGACGCGCTCGCCGCGCTGCGCCCCGGCGACCCGGTCGACCTGACCTGGCGGCCGAAGGCGTCCGACGGGAGCAGCCCGCGCGCCGCGGTCGGCGGCGGCAGCGTGCTGGTCCGCGACGGCGTGGTGCAGACCATCGCCGACGCAAGCCTGGCCCCGCGCACCTCGGTCGGCTTCTCCGCCGACGGCCGCCGGATGATCATGCTGACGGTGGACGGCCGGCAGGTGGACAGCCGGGGCGTCACCCAGACCGAGATGGGCCGGATGATGGTCGAGCTGGGCGCGTGGAGCGCGCTCAACCTCGACGGCGGCGGCTCCTCCACGCTGCTGGCCCGGGAGCCGGGCGCGGCGGCGGTCCAGGTGGAGAACAGCCCCTCCGACGGCAGCGAGCGGCCGGTGCCGAACGGCCTGGCCATCTACGCCCCGCAGGGCAGCGGCCGGCTCACCGGCTACTGGCTGGAGACCGCGAGCGACCCGACCGCCGCGCCGGGCGTCGCCCCGATCCGCGGCGGCCGCCCGGACCGGGTCTTCCCCGGCCTGACCCGCCGGCTCACCGCGGCGGGCTACGACGAGACGTACGGGCCGGCCGCCGGCGCGCCGCACTGGCGGGCCAACCCGGCCGCCCAGGGCACCGTCGACGACGGTGTGTTCCGGGCCGGTGAGGCCGGGCGCAGCACCGTCACGGCCTGGCGCGGATCGGCGCGCGGCACCCTCGACCTGACCGTCCTCGGCCCGCTGCAGCGCGTCGACTCCACGGTGGACCGGCTCGGCCTCAACCAGCAGGGCGACAGCGGCCTGTTCGGCGTGGTCGGCTACGACGCGGAGGGCAACACCGCGCCGATCGAGCCGGCCGACCTGAAGCTCGAGTACGACCACGACCTGCTCAGCGTCACCCCCACGGCCGACGGCAACCTGGCGGTCACCGCGCTCGGCGGCACCGGCTCGGCGCTGGTCACCGTCCGGGTCGGCGCGAAGACCACCGTGCTCCCGGTCACCGTCGGGCTCACCGACGTGCCGGTGGCCGGCTTCGACGACGCCGCCTCCTGGAAGTTCAGCCAGGCGCGGGCCAGCGGCGCGGTCGCGCCGGCCGAGGGGCACACCGGCACCGGCCTCAAGATGTCGTACGACTTCGGCCAGTCCACCGGCACCCGCGCCGCGTACGCGGACCCGCCGGCCTGGATCGACGTGCCCGGTCAGCCGCAGGCGTTCGGCATGTGGATCAAGGCCAACGGCACCGGCGAGTGGCCCAGCCTGCACCTGCACGACGCCCAGGACACCCAGTTCGTGCTGCGCGGCCCCTACCTGACCTGGACCGGCTGGCGGTACGTCGAGTTCACCGTCCCGCCCGGCGTGCAGTACCCGGTGCGGGTGCGCCGGTTCTACGTGGCCGAGACCGACCCGGCCAAGCAGTACACGAGCGAGGTCGTCATCGACGACCTGGTGGCCCGGGTGCCCCCGACGGTGCAGGCGCCGGAGGAGCCGAACATCACCGACCGGGTGGTGCTGCGCGACGGCACGGTCGACGGGGCGCCCTGGCGCTTCGCCGTCATGTCCGACGCCCAGTTCGTGGCCGCGAACCCGGACAGCGACCTGGTCGCCCAGGCCCGCCGTACGCTCCGCGAGATCCGCGCGGCGAAGCCCGACTTCCTGGTCATCGACGGGGACTTCGTGGACACCGCCTATCCGGCGGACTTCGCACTGGCCAAGCGGATCCTCGACGAGGAACTGGGCGGCGAGCTGCCGTACTACTACGTCCCCGGCAACCACGAGATGATGGGCGCGCCCATCGACAACTTCCGGAGCGTGTTCGGGGACACCTCACGGGTCTTCGACCACCGGGGCACCCGCTTCGTCACCCTGAGCACGGCCACGGGATCCCTGCGCGGCGGCGGGTTCGACCAGGTGGAGCTGCTGCGCAAGACGCTCGACGCGGCGGCCGCCGACCCGGCGGTCGGTTCGGTCACCGTGCTCTTCCACCACCCGCCCCGCGATCCCAGCCCGGCCAAGGCCAGCCAGCTCGGCGACCGGAAGGAAGCGGCCCTGGTGGAGCAGTGGCTGGCCGACTTCCAGCACCGCACCGGCAAGGGCGCGCTCCTGGTCAACGGGCACGTCGGCACCTTCCACGCCGACCGGGTGGACGGCGTGCCGTACGTGATCAACGGCAACTCGGGCAAGGACCCGTCCACCCCGCCCCAGCTCGGCGGCTTCACCGGCTGGACCGAGTTCGGCGTCGACCCGGTGACCGGGCAGGAGGCGGAGCAGGCCCGCCGGGACCCGCTGGCCGAGGGGCCCGGCTGGATCGCGGCGGAGTTCCACGCCCACGTCGACCGCCTCGCCCTGGCCGCCCCGGCCGAGGTCGCGGTCGGCGCCCCGGCGACCGTCACGGCCACGCTCACCCAGCCCGGTGGCCGTACCGTCCCGGTGGCCGCCCCGGTCAGCGCCGACTGGTCCGGCTCGCCCAACCTGCTGATTGGCGGCGCCGAAGGGGTGAAGCCCTGGCACGTGGCCCGGTTCGACCCGGAGACCGGCCGGCTGACCGCGCTGCGTCCCGGCGGGCGGGTGCTGCTCGTGGTCACCGTCAACGGCGTCCGCGCCGAGGCGGCGGTGACCCTCACGGCGGCGGAGGCGCCCGCCGCCTGA
- a CDS encoding phosphatase domain-containing protein, whose product MFRLIATRGLPASGKTTFARRLQPGVVRINRDDLRRMMHGERLFTQWAEGQVTRVQRAQVEALLAARVSVCVDDTNLRSRTLRDWAELAARYGAAFEVHDFTDVPLEECLRRDAARPEVDRVGEAAIRRLHERYLANRPLPLPVPTVRTGGPARVEREAAERPDIVLVDIDGTVALNVSRSPYDMTRVGEDAPNEAVIAAVRAMHAAGHAVVFCSGRDATARADTEAWLARHVRVPYLALHLRAVGDQRKDAVVKREIYEREIRERYRVVGVFDDRQQVVRMWRSLGLTVFQVAEGDF is encoded by the coding sequence ATGTTCCGCCTGATCGCCACCCGCGGGTTGCCCGCCTCCGGCAAGACCACCTTCGCCCGCCGGCTCCAGCCGGGCGTGGTCCGGATCAACCGGGACGACCTGCGCCGGATGATGCACGGCGAACGGCTCTTCACCCAGTGGGCCGAGGGGCAGGTCACCCGCGTGCAGCGGGCCCAGGTGGAGGCGCTGCTGGCGGCCCGGGTGAGCGTCTGCGTCGACGACACCAACCTGCGCTCACGCACCCTGCGGGACTGGGCCGAGCTGGCCGCCCGGTACGGCGCGGCGTTCGAGGTGCACGACTTCACCGACGTGCCGCTGGAGGAGTGCCTGCGCCGGGACGCCGCGCGTCCCGAGGTGGACCGGGTCGGCGAGGCCGCGATCCGCCGGCTGCACGAGCGCTACCTGGCGAACCGCCCGTTACCGCTGCCGGTGCCGACCGTCCGGACCGGCGGCCCGGCCCGGGTCGAGCGGGAGGCCGCCGAGCGCCCCGACATCGTGCTGGTCGACATCGACGGCACGGTGGCGTTGAACGTGTCGCGCAGCCCGTACGACATGACCCGGGTCGGCGAGGACGCGCCGAACGAGGCGGTGATCGCGGCGGTCCGGGCCATGCACGCGGCCGGGCACGCGGTGGTCTTCTGCTCCGGGCGGGACGCCACGGCCCGGGCGGACACCGAGGCCTGGCTGGCCCGGCACGTCCGGGTCCCCTACCTGGCGCTGCACCTGCGGGCGGTCGGCGACCAGCGCAAGGACGCCGTCGTCAAGCGGGAGATCTACGAGCGGGAGATCCGGGAGCGCTACCGGGTGGTCGGGGTCTTCGACGACCGGCAGCAGGTGGTCCGGATGTGGCGCTCGCTCGGCCTGACCGTCTTCCAGGTCGCCGAGGGCGACTTCTGA
- the rpmE gene encoding 50S ribosomal protein L31, whose product MKPNIHPEYVTTEVRCSCGNTFTTRSTAKGGSISVETCSACHPFYTGKQRVLDTAGRVAKFQQKYAKVQAKKAK is encoded by the coding sequence ATGAAGCCCAACATCCACCCGGAGTACGTGACCACCGAGGTCCGCTGCTCCTGCGGCAACACGTTCACGACCCGCAGCACCGCCAAGGGCGGTTCGATCAGCGTCGAGACCTGCAGCGCCTGCCACCCGTTCTACACGGGCAAGCAGCGCGTGCTGGACACCGCCGGCCGGGTCGCGAAGTTCCAGCAGAAGTACGCCAAGGTTCAGGCCAAGAAGGCCAAGTAG
- the prfA gene encoding peptide chain release factor 1 — translation MSSERLAALLDEYAELERRLADPAIHADQGTARRVGRRYAELVPLYKAAGELEQARADLAAARELAAEDPAFATEAEAIASSLPALEERLAELLIPRDPHDAKDVIVEIKAGEGGEESALFAGDLLRMYTRYAERRGWVTEVIDAQDSDLGGVKDVSLAIKTKGVPEGGNGVWSRLKWEGGVHRVQRVPVTESQGRIHTSAAGVLVLPEAEDVDVTIDPNDLRIDVFRSSGPGGQSVNTTDSAVRITHVPTGIVVSCQNEKSQLQNREQAMRILRARILAAAQEQADAAASDARKAQVRTVDRSERIRTYNFPQNRITDHRIGYTAYNLDLALAGELDGVLDALGEADRAARLAGETELARR, via the coding sequence ATGAGCAGTGAGCGCCTGGCCGCCCTCCTCGACGAGTACGCCGAGCTGGAGCGGCGGCTGGCCGACCCCGCCATCCACGCCGACCAGGGCACCGCCCGCCGCGTCGGCCGGCGCTACGCGGAGCTGGTCCCGCTGTACAAGGCCGCCGGCGAGCTGGAGCAGGCGCGGGCCGACCTGGCCGCCGCCCGGGAGCTGGCCGCCGAGGACCCGGCCTTCGCCACCGAGGCCGAGGCGATCGCGTCGTCCCTGCCGGCGCTGGAGGAGCGGCTGGCCGAGCTGCTCATCCCGCGCGACCCGCACGACGCCAAGGACGTCATCGTCGAGATCAAGGCCGGTGAGGGCGGTGAGGAGTCGGCGCTGTTCGCCGGCGACCTGCTGCGGATGTACACCCGCTACGCCGAGCGGCGCGGCTGGGTCACCGAGGTGATCGACGCGCAGGACTCCGACCTCGGCGGGGTCAAGGACGTCTCCCTGGCGATCAAGACCAAGGGCGTGCCGGAGGGTGGCAACGGCGTCTGGTCCCGGCTCAAGTGGGAGGGCGGCGTGCACCGGGTGCAGCGCGTCCCGGTCACCGAGTCGCAGGGCCGGATCCACACCAGCGCGGCCGGCGTCCTGGTGCTGCCCGAGGCCGAGGACGTGGACGTCACCATCGACCCGAACGACCTGCGGATCGACGTGTTCCGCTCGTCCGGGCCGGGCGGCCAGTCGGTCAACACGACCGACTCGGCGGTGCGGATCACCCACGTGCCCACCGGCATCGTGGTGTCCTGCCAGAACGAGAAGTCGCAGCTGCAGAACCGTGAGCAGGCCATGCGGATCCTGCGGGCCCGGATCCTCGCCGCGGCCCAGGAGCAGGCCGACGCGGCCGCCTCGGACGCCCGCAAGGCGCAGGTGCGCACCGTGGACCGGTCGGAGCGGATCCGCACCTACAACTTCCCGCAGAACCGGATCACCGACCACCGGATCGGCTACACGGCCTACAACCTCGACCTGGCGCTGGCCGGCGAGCTGGACGGGGTGCTCGACGCCCTGGGCGAGGCCGACCGCGCCGCGCGGCTGGCCGGCGAGACGGAGCTGGCCCGGCGCTGA